In a single window of the Arachis hypogaea cultivar Tifrunner chromosome 6, arahy.Tifrunner.gnm2.J5K5, whole genome shotgun sequence genome:
- the LOC112805603 gene encoding uncharacterized protein — protein sequence MLYWGEDENATKCKQSGTSRWKQKTRKGSVMKLKILVRKNGKPLPEKTLRYFPLIPRLQRLFMCSKTSSDMLWHKEADNNDEYLRHPRDAEAWKDFDAKYPDFSNDARSVRLALASDSFNPFRNMSTTYSIWPMILIPYNLPPWLCMKQTSFILSMIIPGLKMPGNNIDVYLEPLVDELKQLWDGVETYDANKGTTFKMRAALMWPVSDFPGLENLSGWNTYSGLACPTCNVDAKAQRLTFSRKWCYTGHHRFLNQGHKYRVDRTRFDEQVESRDPPMKYSGINVLRQQSNLQLSFGKNPTLTAKRRRIGEDEDQNDSVWKKRSVFFELPYWKDHMLRHNLDRQIMGIRPELWPNEGGKYPSAIFTMSNPQKDVFLKTLQNVVFPDGYSSNIARCVDIRQRKLYGLKSHDCHILMEQLLPILVKNALPSPVSNVIASLSSFFRELCGKAVNPMQLAALQDHVVQTLCQIEMIFPPSFFTVMVHLTMHLVDELKLGGPVLGMIEAISSGAVSHFVLTPMERDQAHRHVLVNCEAVAPFIESETKRKLRDQTRSHSRIDRVVHVEFPHRFKREVPMDSTVHSKEMKLLACGPMLQARRFGAYNINGYKFRTITKKDGLKTQNSRVYVSSNTTSYASMRDNRVAVGSVPYYEKIVDIVELNYSCHFTVVLFKCIWADTTTSRRIKEDHLGLTSVNFARPIHTGDREEDEPYILASEARLVYYVRDEVEQEWSVVVHVNHETCMTWEERMRMLKLLFLLSPG from the exons ATGTTGTATTGGGGTGAGGATGAGAACGCGACAAAATGCAAGCAGAGTGGGACTTCACGATGGAAGCAGAAGACGCGAAAGGGTTCCGTTATGAAACTAAAAATACTTGTCAGAAAAAATGGAAAGCCTCTCCCAGAGAAGACTCTTCGTTACTTTCCTCTTATACCACGACTGCAACGGTTATTCATGTGTAGCAAAACTTCATCTGACATGTTATGGCATAAAGAGGCAGACAATAACGATGAATACTTGAGGCATCCAAGGGACGCTGAAGCATGGAAAGACTTTGATGCAAAGTATCCTGACTTTTCCAACGATGCTCGCAGTGTTCGCTTAGCCTTAGCAAGTGACAGTTTTAATCCTTTCAGAAATATGAGTACCACGTATTCCATTTGGCCTATGATTCTTATTCCGTACAATCTTCCTCCTTGGCTATGCATGAAACAGACATCTTTTATACTATCTATGATTATTCCCGGTCTTAAAATGCCGGGTAACAACATTGATGTTTATTTGGAGCCCCTGGTGGATGAGTTGAAGCAACTCTGGGATGGCGTTGAAACTTATGATGCTAATAAGGGGACCACTTTCAAGATGCGTGCGGCGCTAATGTGGCCTGTTAGCGATTTTCCAGGGTTGGAAAATTTATCTGGGTGGAACACGTACAGTGGGTTAGCTTGTCCCACGTGTAACGTGGACGCTAAGGCTCAGCGACTAACATTTAGTCGAAAATGGTGTTACACGGGCCATCACCGCTTCTTGAACCAGGGCCATAAATATAGAGTAGATCGAACTAGATTTGACGAACAAGTTGAAAGCAGAGATCCACCGATGAAGTATTCTGGAATAAATGTCTTAAGGCAACAGTCTAACTTGCAACTATCGTTTGGGAAGAACCCAACTCTGACAGCCAAAAGAAGACGCATTGGTGAAGATGAAGATCAAAATGACTCAGTTTGGAAAAAGAGGAGTGTGTTCTTTGAACTCCCGTACTGGAAGGATCACATGCTGCGTCATAACCTTGAC CGTCAAATCATGGGCATTAGGCCTGAATTGTGGCCGAACGAAGGTGGTAAATATCCTTCAGCAATCTTCACAATGTCGAATCCACAGAAGGATGTATTCCTGAAGACTCTACAGAACGTGGTCTTTCCAGATGGTTACTCGAGCAATATTGCTCGTTGTGTTGACATCCGGCAGCGCAAGTTGTATGGGTTGAAGAGTCACGACTGCCACATTCTAATGGAACAATTACTTCCAATTTTGGTGAAGAATGCATTGCCAAGTCCGGTATCGAATGTGATTGCTTCTCTGTCCTCATTTTTTCGAGAACTCTGTGGAAAAGCTGTAAATCCTATGCAGCTTGCTGCCCTTCAGGATCATGTTGTGCAAACTCTGTGTCAGATAGAAATGATATTTCCTCCATCCTTTTTCACTGTCATGGTTCACCTTACGATGCACCTGGTTGATGAACTAAAACTTGGTGGCCCG GTACTTGGGATGATTGAAGCAATAT CTTCAGGGGCTGTATCACATTTTGTACTGACCCCAATGGAAAGAGATCAGGCACATCGTCATGTGCTAGTCAATTGCGAGGCCGTCGCTCCATTTATTGA GTCAGAAACCAAGCGAAAATTAcgggatcaaacaaggtcgcACTCTAGGATAGACCGTGTTGTGCATGTAGAATTTCCTCACCGGTTCAAGCGTGAG GTTCCAATGGACAGTACCGTACATTCCAAAGAAATGAAGTTGCTGGCATGTGGTCCCATGCTTCAGGCAAGACGGTTTGGGGCATACAACATCAATGGGTACAAGTTTAGAACTATCACAAAGAAAGATGGGCTAAAAACACAAAATAGTAGAGTTTATGTCTCATCCAATACAACAAGTTATGCCAGCATGCGTGACAACAGAGTGGCTGTTGGTAGTGTTCCATATTATGAAAAAATTGTGGACATCGTCGAATTGAACTACAGCTGCCATTTCACAGTGGTTTTGTTCAAATGTATTTGGGCTGATACAACTACGAGCAGAAGAATTAAAGAAGACCATCTGGGCCTTACCAGCGTTAATTTTGCTCGTCCAATTCACACCGGTGATCGAGAAGAGGATGAACCGTACATATTGGCATCAGAAGCTCGGCTCGTGTACTATGTACGCGATGAAGTAGAGCAAGAATGGAGTGTAGTGGTTCATGTAAACCATGAGACTTGTATGACATGGGaggagagaatgaggatgt